The Limosilactobacillus panis DNA segment CTCCGTGGATCGCATTCATGATCTTACGTGGCTGTAATGCATCACCAATAACGTTTGCGTGATCGTCAAAGAGGGCATAGAGGTCGTTACTAAGCTGGTCATTGGATCGAAAACCGATGGCGTTCAAAACAGTATCACAGGCCAGTGTTTGCACTTGTTTCTGATTATCAACATAGGTGGTCTGGCCATTCTCGACCTCTTTAACTATTGCACTCGTGTGGACAGTAACATTATCTACGGTAACTTTAGCTTTCAGGTGCTGTTCATTGTTCAAGCACTCGTTGGCGTTTGCAGGATGTTTGGTAATTGCTCGAATAGGGTCCACCTGGTACCCTTGTTCAGCCAAGTCACAGGCGGTTTCGGTTCCTGTGAGGCCGGCACCGATTACGGCGACGTGGTGACCGGGTTTAACGCGGTGGTTGAGATAGTCAACTGCAAAAGCCGCGTTTTCCTTCATTCCAGAGATAGAGGTCGTGACTGGTGAGGACCCAGTAAGCTTGGCAACCTGACTCATTGAAACGCTGCCATAGCCATCATTAGTAATGATCTTGGCAACGGCATCCATAATCAAAGTTCTGTTATTACTTTTGTTTGCCATAAGAGCCTCCAATTTTATCCATTTATTCTTTTAAAGTTTAGCATAGACTAGAGAAATAATTTTATGTAATGCACAGTAAATGTAAGATAATGGTTAAAACAAGGCTTGCTGATTGGCAGCAGATAACCATATCTTCGGGGTGGTTCATTATGCAATCGCATTAAAACTATAATTTTAATGACAGGTTGATTATAAAGTTCATTCTCGCCTCTTTATTGCCTTCATTAGTAATCGCTGGACATCATACTTAGGAAATATATACTTTTTTTAAAGTATCCCACCTATGTTCCAGTACAGATCCGCGTTGCCTCGCCAGCTGATGCAAAGCAGCTATTGGCGATTTATGCGTAGATGTCGAGAAGACGGCGATTACTTTTGAATACACAATTTCCACCGTTTCGGAATTCGAAAGAAGAATGGTTGGTTTAAAATATGAAACGGTATCCGTACCTAGTATGATTGGTCGGTTGAGACGTCAATTTACATTGCTTGATCTTTCCGCCATCACGGAATTGGCAAAAAACCTTATGATAAAATTGAAGTCATTTGTCGTTCAATGAATACTACAAACCTCAATGCCTGTATTGGCTATCCCCAAAGTAATATTAATTCATACCAAAAATTATGCTGCTTTTCACCGCCACCGCGGCTTTCAACTTGTTGGCCAAGGGTAACGTAAACGATGATTTTTGCTTCAATAAGGATCTCGGCTATCCCCGCGTAATCACTAGGGGTGCCGGTAAACAAAGCATGATTGCCTTGACAATTCGTTCGCTTAACTTGTGACTCGTACCCCGTTCTGGGAGAAGCTCTTATAAAATGCTATAATTTACTAGCAAAATAAGGAGGCTGACGGACATATGACAGAAGCAGATTATGATGAGAACGGTTTTCGTGAGGACCTCAAAAACAGCAAGGACGTTTTACACCAACCGGATGCTGACCGCTCGGCTTGGGACCTCAAGGTGTTGGACTATGATCAAACACTTGCTGTTTTGAATGGTAAACTAGCGGTTAAACCAAACTTTAGCTTCGCAGATGATGTTCTCAAAAAAATTAGGGAAGAAAAACCACAGATAGATTCTGATGAGGACCTAAATAGCGTGATTGAAGATAAGTACCAGCAGATACTATTAGCCCGCTATAATGAGGACCAGGCAAAGAACGTCTCCCGCAAAATAGTAAAAGATGATGATGAATAGAAAAAAAGAGCGAGATAACTAGCTTGCTAGTTCGTTTTTCGAAACAAAGTAAGTCTTTAGAAAGCACAAAGAGGACTCTAACGTTCGGAAAAATCCGAACATTAGAGCCCTCTTTGTGTATGTAGTATTTTCAACTATGTAGGAGACTTATGTCGCAACCTTTTTTATCATTAGAAGTCATGGCGGTAGGTGACCGTGCTCTTCCCCTGGTGCGCGACGACAATCAGTTGGTCAGGGACCTGCTCTTCTAGTTCAGTAACGTGACTGATGATTCCAATCATCCGGTGGCCACCAAGTGCCTGTAATGAGCGTAAGGCATCCGTCAGCGCTTGCCGATCCAAAGAGCCGAAGCCTTCATCAATAAAGAAGGCATCAATACTGATTCCGCCACTCTGCTCTTGAATAATCTGGCAGAGGGCTAGAGAAAGGGCCAGTGAAGCCATAAAACTCTCACCCCCCGACAATGTCCGCGCACTACGCGTTTTACCAGCATTGTCATCGTAAATATTGACCTCTAAGCCAGTCCACTTTGCACCGGCCCCGTGACTCTCGTTAGCAAGTTCAAACTGATACCGTCCGTTCGTAAGTTGGGCCAACTGCGAATTAGCCACAATTAAAACGTTCCGGAAATATGCTTGAAGGACGTAGCGTTCCAAGCCGATATGGGTATTCGTATTTCCTGAAACAACATCCGTGAGCTTTTGCAGTTCACCAATGCGCTTATCTAATTGTTGATTATTACTCATTAACCGAGCCACTTTATTTGTGATTTCCTTGGTTAGCTTTTGTTGTCCCCGCACTTGGCCAATTTCTTCTTGGATGGTCGCTGCTTGCTGTCGGACCGCGGATAAAGAAGCTTTAGTTTTCTCAAGGTTTGGTTGCTTTTTCCCCTTTGTTTGTGCCCGGAGGCGTTCTTGCTGAAGTTGCGTGTCGTGCAAGGCTCGCCGGTATGTTTGAACCTCTTGCTGATATCGTTCAAGTTCACCTAAGTCATCCGCTGCTTCCTGAAAGAAAGACCAGGACAAGTCACGGCGGTAATCGTTTAAGTCGTTAATGAGTTCTGTATGACTTTTTACTTGCTCTTTTTTCAGCCTTGTTTGTTTTTTTCTTGTTTGATTGATCTGGTTCTGGACAACGGCGACCTTTTCGGCCAACTCGTGCTCCTTGCTTTGGCAACTTAGCAGGTTTTCCTTATGCTTATTAATTTCTTGTTCCCAATTCTTAAGTTGATTTTTAGCGGCTTCACTGTCAGTAAAATTAGCCGGTAACCTTCCTTGCTTTTCGTCCAAGCTGGTTTGAACCTTAGCTAAATTCTGGCTTAATTGAGTACCGACTGCCTGCACCTGGCTGAGCTTATCTTGTTGGTCTGCTAGCTGTTCTTTAACGGTGCTTAACTGGTCTTGCCAGTCGTGCACCCGTTTCTGCTGACCCCTCAGATTGTTCTCCTGTTGTGTAAGCTGGTCATCGGAATCAGCAATTAGTTTCTTCCCATCGTCTTTTGGAAGCTTATCAACGCCCAGGC contains these protein-coding regions:
- a CDS encoding FAD-dependent oxidoreductase — translated: MANKSNNRTLIMDAVAKIITNDGYGSVSMSQVAKLTGSSPVTTSISGMKENAAFAVDYLNHRVKPGHHVAVIGAGLTGTETACDLAEQGYQVDPIRAITKHPANANECLNNEQHLKAKVTVDNVTVHTSAIVKEVENGQTTYVDNQKQVQTLACDTVLNAIGFRSNDQLSNDLYALFDDHANVIGDALQPRKIMNAIHGGYHTIRTME